One Rickettsia akari str. Hartford genomic window, ATACATAGCTACTAAGTGCCGAAATTTCTATAAACACATATAAATTAAAGAAATCATTAGTAGCAATCATTCCTAAATAGCCCGTATGAGCGAATAATAGTATACCGTAAAATAAAGATTTTCTATTATTGTTGATATATTTTAAGATTGTTCTATTAGTAATCTTATGACAACAAACTAAAAAGAATAATAAAACCAAGTTAAGATAAATAATAATCGCTTGGTTTAGTGAATTTAGCCGATATTCTATTCCTACTTTTGAAGTCCATCCTCCCATAGTGTAAGATAATTCCGTATTTTGTACAATACTATATCCATAAACACTGACCAAAATGCTAGATAAAATGCAAATCGTAGTAATTACTCGTGCAAAGGTAATAAAGCGAAAAGATATTATTGAGAGTAAAGCCCCAAATAAAGGGAATAATATTTGTATGATAGGGAAATGGTTAGCTATGATCATTTATCAAAATTAATTTCATTGTCTGATATTGTACCAAAATGTTTATAAATTTGATATATTAAACTTAAAGCTACGCTAAGAGTAGCAAACCCAACTACTATAGCAGTTAGCATTAATACATGAGGCAACGGGCTATTATAAGTAGTTAGCCCATCTTGTAAAATAGGTACACCGCCTGTTTTAATTTTTCCGATACTTAAATAAAATACTAATACCGAACTTTGAAAAATTCCAAGCCCGATAATTTTATGAATATAATTACGGCTTGTAAGCATTATAAATAAGCCGCTAGTTAGTAAAATCAAAGTAAGAAAGTATATTAAATGCGACATAATTATATTGTTATTGTAAGAAAAGCATTGTTACGTGAATCAGTTTCATCGTCATTGCGCGAAGAAATTGTAAGTTTCGACAAA contains:
- a CDS encoding Na+/H+ antiporter subunit C, producing MSHLIYFLTLILLTSGLFIMLTSRNYIHKIIGLGIFQSSVLVFYLSIGKIKTGGVPILQDGLTTYNSPLPHVLMLTAIVVGFATLSVALSLIYQIYKHFGTISDNEINFDK